The Methanobacterium lacus genome includes a region encoding these proteins:
- a CDS encoding pirin family protein, which translates to MEIVEPVYVLEGAGVLLRRSIATATLDYVDPFLLFDHFGSENPGDYVLGFPMHPHRGIETVTYILNGHVDHKDSMGNAGTIGRGDIQWMTSGSGILHEEMPKEPEEGILEGFQLWVNLPKRLKMTEPRYRGVESSEIPTIEHDDGAVIKVIAGNYEGVEGAVTDIYADPTYLDIHIPANSFLEIPVKEDQSVLAYVFEGEGIFGNFETNKTQDGTGIEATKMLIFGEGNIIRVYAENKPVRFLLIAGKPLNEPVARYGPFVMNTEEEIEQAIRDLQNNTFVK; encoded by the coding sequence TTGGAAATTGTAGAACCAGTTTACGTGTTAGAAGGAGCTGGAGTGTTGTTGAGAAGAAGCATTGCCACAGCAACCTTGGATTATGTTGACCCATTTTTACTTTTTGATCATTTTGGATCTGAAAATCCTGGAGATTATGTTTTAGGCTTTCCAATGCATCCACACCGCGGTATTGAAACTGTGACCTACATCTTAAACGGTCATGTGGACCACAAAGACAGCATGGGTAATGCAGGAACCATAGGAAGGGGAGATATTCAGTGGATGACATCTGGAAGTGGAATACTGCATGAGGAAATGCCCAAGGAACCTGAAGAAGGAATACTCGAAGGGTTTCAACTATGGGTGAACCTTCCAAAAAGGCTTAAAATGACTGAGCCACGTTACAGGGGTGTTGAATCTTCAGAGATCCCAACAATTGAACATGATGACGGTGCAGTCATAAAAGTCATAGCAGGTAACTACGAAGGTGTTGAAGGTGCAGTGACAGATATCTATGCAGATCCAACCTACCTCGACATCCACATTCCAGCCAACTCATTTCTAGAAATTCCAGTAAAGGAAGATCAAAGTGTACTTGCATATGTCTTTGAAGGTGAAGGAATATTTGGAAACTTTGAAACAAACAAAACTCAAGACGGTACCGGTATTGAAGCCACTAAAATGTTAATATTTGGCGAAGGTAATATTATAAGGGTTTATGCAGAAAATAAACCAGTTAGATTTCTTTTAATAGCTGGAAAGCCCTTAAACGAACCTGTTGCAAGGTACGGCCCCTTTGTTATGAACACGGAAGAAGAAATTGAACAGGCCATCCGCGACCTTCAAAACAACACATTCGTCAAGTAA